One Spinacia oleracea cultivar Varoflay chromosome 4, BTI_SOV_V1, whole genome shotgun sequence DNA segment encodes these proteins:
- the LOC110804349 gene encoding pathogenesis-related protein 1A-like gives MNLLKNHAFFPFFTLIVALTLANMCHAQNSSQDYVNSHNAARTAVGVGNIRWDERVADYARRYANQRRGDCAMRHSVGPYGENLASGSGAFMTGTAAVKLWVDEKVNYNYNSNTCASGKVCGHYTQVVWRNSVRVGCARVRCNNGWFFVTCNYDPPGNWAGQRPY, from the coding sequence ATGAATTTGCTAAAAAACCATGCATTTTTTCCATTCTTCACTCTTATCGTTGCCCTAACCCTTGCCAATATGTGCCATGCACAAAATTCATCACAAGACTATGTTAACTCCCATAATGCTGCTAGGACCGCGGTGGGTGTTGGTAACATACGATGGGATGAACGTGTGGCAGACTATGCCCGGCGATATGCCAACCAAAGAAGAGGTGATTGCGCTATGCGACATTCTGTCGGGCCTTACGGGGAGAATCTCGCTTCAGGGAGTGGTGCATTTATGACCGGCACAGCCGCGGTCAAGTTGTGGGTGGATGAGAAGGTTAATTATAACTATAATTCCAATACTTGTGCTTCAGGTAAGGTGTGTGGACATTATACTCAAGTGGTTTGGCGTAACTCAGTTCGAGTTGGTTGTGCTAGGGTTCGATGTAACAATGGTTGGTTTTTCGTCACTTGTAACTATGACCCACCGGGTAATTGGGCCGGCCAACGACCCTACTAA
- the LOC130472255 gene encoding iron-sulfur assembly protein IscA-like 2, mitochondrial, with translation MVKKLRAFQRMKELQASENGNKMLRLSVEAGGCSGFQYAFALDELSNISNGDDMSVIENPSAVGGCSCKSSFMVKL, from the exons ATGGTAAAGAAGTTAAGggcttttcag AGGATGAAAGAATTGCAAGCTAGTGAGAATGGGAATAAGATGCTTCGCCTTAGTGTGGAAGCTGGTGGATGTTCTGGGTTTCAATATGCCTTTGCACTGGATGAActctcaaatatttccaacg GTGATGACATgtct GTCATTGAAAATCCAAGCGCTGTAGGCGGATGCAGTTGTAAAAGTTCCTTCATGGTGAAGCTGTAG